Proteins from one Chloroflexota bacterium genomic window:
- the rplF gene encoding 50S ribosomal protein L6, giving the protein MSRIGRKPVSVPKGVTVTVNGNEVKVKGPKGELTRVFRDEVAVKQEGDSLHVERSGDERQTRALHGLTRALLSNMVVGVSAGFNKVLQIEGVGYRAEMKGKDLVMALGYSHPVVVTPPAGITFSVDEKARTITIAGADKEQVGQVTADIRKWRKPEPYKGKGLRYLGEQIRRKAGKAGKAA; this is encoded by the coding sequence GTGTCTCGTATAGGTCGCAAGCCGGTGTCCGTGCCCAAAGGCGTAACCGTCACGGTCAACGGCAACGAAGTCAAAGTAAAAGGCCCCAAGGGTGAACTGACCCGCGTCTTTCGGGACGAGGTGGCGGTGAAGCAGGAGGGCGACTCGCTCCACGTTGAGCGAAGCGGCGATGAACGCCAGACGCGCGCTTTGCATGGCCTGACCCGGGCGTTGTTGAGCAACATGGTCGTTGGCGTAAGCGCCGGTTTCAATAAAGTGTTGCAGATCGAAGGCGTAGGCTACCGCGCCGAAATGAAGGGCAAGGACCTGGTGATGGCTTTGGGCTACTCGCATCCGGTGGTGGTGACGCCGCCGGCGGGCATTACCTTTTCGGTGGACGAGAAGGCCCGGACGATCACCATCGCCGGGGCCGACAAAGAGCAGGTAGGGCAGGTGACCGCCGATATTCGCAAGTGGCGCAAACCGGAGCCTTACAAGGGCAAGGGCCTGCGGTATCTGGGTGAACAGATCCGCCGCAAGGCCGGCAAAGCCGGGAAGGCGGCATAA